TCGTTCCAAAGACGGGATCAATTTGATAATAATCAGCAATGTCATAACCATTATCATTTCCCGGGGAAACGTACATTGGCGTTAACCAAATCAAGCCAATGCCTAAATTTTGTAAATAATCTAAACGTGAAATAATACCATTGATGTCACCGATACCATCTCCATTAGAATCTTGAAAACTGCGTGGATAGATTTGATACACAGTTTCTTTTTGCCATTCTTTCATTTTTGCAGTACTCCTCAGTCTTGTATAAACCTCACTTAACCAAGCAATTTTATAATATGTTTAGACAACTGTCAATTGGTTTGGACCCATACAGATTTTTAAAATCAGCTAATTCTTACCGATATTACTGCGTTATTGATAATAGCCCATTTGTAAAAATAAAATGTCATTTATAATACTTTTATTTATATAATTTTAATTTTTCGAAATATAGCAAAAATACCCTCCACTCATTTTCAAGTTTAGGGGTATTTTATAATCTACTTTATTTTTGAAATTGACTATTATACATTTCTTCGTAGAAACCATTTTCATGCATCAATTCATCATGAGTTCCTCGTTCAATTATCTCACCATCTTTAACTACCAGAATTAAATCGGCATTTTTGATTGTAGATAATCTATGCGCAATTACAAAGGAGGTTCTATTCTTCATCAAAATATCCATAGCCTTTTGAATCTGTTCTTCGGTTCTTGTATCGACCGAACTAGTTGCTTCATCCAATATCAACATCGGTTTATTTCTAATCAAAGCTCGTGCAATAGTCAATAGCTGCTTTTGTCCAACCGATAGGCTAACTGAATCATCTAAGACCGTATCATAGCCCTTAGGAAGAGTTTCAATAAAATGATCTAAGTCCACAGCTTTGGTGGCTTCTTTGATTTGTTCGTCCGTTACACCGGTTTGATTATAGATTAAATTGTTTTTAACCGTATCTTCAAACAACCAAGCATCTTGGAGCACCATGTCAAATTGATTTCTCACATCGGATCGTTTCATATCCTCAATATTGACACCGTCAATTTTGATTTTACCAGCATTCAAATCGTAGAATCTCATTAACAAATTAACTGTTGTCGTTTTACCTGAACCAGTTGGACCAACAATAGCTATTTTTTGACCAGCCTTAGCTTTCATTGTAAAGTTCTTAATGATTTTTTGACCAGGAAGATATCCAAATTCAACGTTATCAAATTCAACATTTCCTTTGGTCCCAACCAAGCTTTGCTTATTGTCATCTGACGCAACTTCTTTTTCCCCAAGGAAAGTAAAAACTCGTTTCATAGCGGCTTGCGCTGATTGTAAACTAGTAAATGCCTGTGTAATCTGTGTCAATGGTTGCGTAAAGAGTCGTACGTAAATCATGAAAGCAACAATTACACCAATTGTTATTTGACCATTTAGCACTAAAACTGCTCCGATAACACTCACCATTACGTAACCAAAATTACCAATAAAGGTCATCAATGGTTGCATGATTCCGGATAAGAACTGCGATTTCCATACATTAGATTGCAAATCATCATTCATTTCTTCAAATTCTGTTCTAGCCTCATTAGTATAATTGTATGTCTTTACTACATCGTGACCTGCATAAACCTCTTCTAAATATCCCGACACATCAGCTAACTTATTCTGTTGATTGTAAAAGTAACGTTGTGATTTCGAAATTAAGAAGATTGTTAAAACAAATCCTAATAAAACAGATAGAACAGCTGTAAATCCTAAAGTAACATTAGTTGTAAACATCATTATAATGCTACCTATCAATAAGGTTACCGCTGAAACAAGCAGGCCCAAACTTTGGTTCAAGGATTGACCAACTGTATCCAAATCATTAGTAACTCGACTTAAAGTATCCCCTTCATTATGAGTATCAAAATACTGCAATGGAAGATGATTAATTTTTTCAGTAATCTTAGTTCTTAACTTTTGAGTAAACTTCTGGGTAATGGTAGCCATAATGAAACCTTGTCCATATGACATAACTGCTGCTGCCACATAGATAATTGCTAGGATTATAACAATTCGCATTACATCTTGAAGATTAATCGTAGTAAAGAGTCCCTTACTGATTAAATCAGTAATTTTACTTAATTGGCTTGGACCTACAATTGTAAAAATACTTCCCGCCATCGCAAAAATAATTGCTAGAATTAACGGTTTAATGTATTCCAAACCATATTTCTTAATACCCTCAATTACTTTCATTAGGCAAGTTCCTCCTTTGACAATTGTGAATAAGCGATTTCTTGGTAAACCTCATTGTTCTTTAATAATTCGCTATGTGTTCCTTGACCAGCGACTTTCCCATTATCTAAAACAATAATTTGATCAGCATCCATAATTGTACTGATCCTTTGTGCCACAATGACTTTTGTAGTCTGGGCAGCCTTTGTTTTCAAAGCACCACGCAACTTACGATCCGTCTCATAATCCAAAGCTGAGAAAGAATCATCGAAAAGAAGTATTTCCGGCTTTCGAGCAATCGCTCTGGCAATTGCCAATCTTTGTTTTTGACCACCCGAGAAGTTATCACCATGTTGAGCAACTTCACTATCCAATTTATGTTGCTTTTGGTCAACAAAATCCCTTGATTGAGCGATTTCCAACGCTTGATAAATATCCTGATCGTTTTGAGAAGCTTGTTTATCTGTTTCACCAAAGGAAATGTTCGAACGAATTGAGCCACTGAATAAGACGGCTTTCTGAGGAATATATCCTAAACGATCGTTCAATTCAGCAGTCGAATAATCTTTAACATCAACGCCATCTATCAAGACTTGACCTTTAGTAACATCATAAAGGTGAGGGATCAAATTCATAACGCTGGATTTACCACTACCTGTTGATCCAATAATGGCAATCGTCTGTCCTTGTTTAGCTTGAAAACTCAAATTATGAACTGCGTCCGCCTCAGCTTGGGGATATCTGAAACTAACATTTTTAAATTCAATTGTTCCCGCTCCTTTAGTTGCTTGATGCTTACTTGGACTACTAATCGAAGGCTCAACATCTAAAACTTGATTGATTCTTCCAACTGAAACTGTCACACGTGGTAACAAAATAAAAATAATTGATAGGAGTAAGAATCCTAAAATTACTTGCATAGCGTAGGAAGAGAAAACAATCATATTGCTAAATAATGTCAATCTTGTTGCACGAGCTGTTGCCTGATTGATAATAATTGCTCCAATTCCATATACTGATAAAGTCAAGGTACTTGAGATAAAGCTCATTCCGGGATTCATCAAGGCTAATACACGATTAGCAAACAAATTAGTCTCAGTTAAATCCTTATTAGCTTTGTTGAATTTATCATTTTGGTAATCCTCAGCATTATAAGCGTGAACCACTCTGATACCTGATAAATTCTCTCTAGTTACTAAATTCAAGCGATCGGTTAAACTTTGAACTTTTTTGAACTTAGGTTGAACCATTAACAAAATAAAACTCAGCATAATAATTAAGACTACCACCGCTATACCTGTTGCAGTC
This sequence is a window from Companilactobacillus alimentarius DSM 20249. Protein-coding genes within it:
- a CDS encoding ABC transporter ATP-binding protein, giving the protein MKVIEGIKKYGLEYIKPLILAIIFAMAGSIFTIVGPSQLSKITDLISKGLFTTINLQDVMRIVIILAIIYVAAAVMSYGQGFIMATITQKFTQKLRTKITEKINHLPLQYFDTHNEGDTLSRVTNDLDTVGQSLNQSLGLLVSAVTLLIGSIIMMFTTNVTLGFTAVLSVLLGFVLTIFLISKSQRYFYNQQNKLADVSGYLEEVYAGHDVVKTYNYTNEARTEFEEMNDDLQSNVWKSQFLSGIMQPLMTFIGNFGYVMVSVIGAVLVLNGQITIGVIVAFMIYVRLFTQPLTQITQAFTSLQSAQAAMKRVFTFLGEKEVASDDNKQSLVGTKGNVEFDNVEFGYLPGQKIIKNFTMKAKAGQKIAIVGPTGSGKTTTVNLLMRFYDLNAGKIKIDGVNIEDMKRSDVRNQFDMVLQDAWLFEDTVKNNLIYNQTGVTDEQIKEATKAVDLDHFIETLPKGYDTVLDDSVSLSVGQKQLLTIARALIRNKPMLILDEATSSVDTRTEEQIQKAMDILMKNRTSFVIAHRLSTIKNADLILVVKDGEIIERGTHDELMHENGFYEEMYNSQFQK
- a CDS encoding ABC transporter ATP-binding protein; translated protein: MLKLFKKLNKKEYLMILASLIFIVVQVGLELEIPSYMSTITEKLEQQGTTVNQILEPGMMMVLLSILSAIALILVGYFAAHVAAGFTARLRSEIFNKVMDYSTQDIKKFSVSSLLTRSTNDLTQLQQFIAMGLQVIIKAPITAIWAITKIANKGWQWTTATGIAVVVLIIMLSFILLMVQPKFKKVQSLTDRLNLVTRENLSGIRVVHAYNAEDYQNDKFNKANKDLTETNLFANRVLALMNPGMSFISSTLTLSVYGIGAIIINQATARATRLTLFSNMIVFSSYAMQVILGFLLLSIIFILLPRVTVSVGRINQVLDVEPSISSPSKHQATKGAGTIEFKNVSFRYPQAEADAVHNLSFQAKQGQTIAIIGSTGSGKSSVMNLIPHLYDVTKGQVLIDGVDVKDYSTAELNDRLGYIPQKAVLFSGSIRSNISFGETDKQASQNDQDIYQALEIAQSRDFVDQKQHKLDSEVAQHGDNFSGGQKQRLAIARAIARKPEILLFDDSFSALDYETDRKLRGALKTKAAQTTKVIVAQRISTIMDADQIIVLDNGKVAGQGTHSELLKNNEVYQEIAYSQLSKEELA